AATTATTCCTTCATCTTCGGCATGAGGGTGTTTGTAGGAAATTCAGTGCACTTCAGCTGCCCTCTTTCAAGTGCTCTCTTGGAACGTTGGTTATTCTGATTGCTGCATACCTGTAATAGAGTAGCAATCAATGTAACTTTGTTACTGTCCTGTTGTAAATTGGTGGGTCATGTAGACCCCTTCCTGGAGCAGCCATGAAGCACCTTCCAGTTCATAAGGAGGCtctcagagagctggagaaggactttggacaagggcatGGAATGACAGGGCAAGGGAAATGTTTTCCCAGTgtcagagggcagggctggatgggatattgggaaggaattcctggctgtaaGGGTGGGCAGCCCCTGGATcactggaagtgtccaaggccaggttggacagggcttggagcagcctgggacaggggaaggtgtccctgcccatggcagagggtggaatgagatgggctttaaggtcccttccaacccaaaccattccatgattctgtgctGATCTCAGACATTACTTGTGCAGCCTTGAAGGTAAAATTATGTTCCCTGTCTAGGTTTGTTTTCATGTCAGGCTCAGAAACAGTGCAGAAGCTCCTCATTCATGTAGAGTCTGTCTCCTGCATGTTGCTCTCAGGAATTGTTACTTGAActgtttaaagataaaattgtCTGGTTCTGTTCTTTTTAGATTCCCTGGGCTTCTGCCAGTTATTTTTAGAGTGTCCACTGGaatgctgcctgcagaggaatcGCCTCAGAAGTGATCCTGTGCCTGAGCAGACAATACAATTAATGGCAACGAAAATAGAAATGCCAGATCTCAGGAAAAACGcttgggagcagcacagcctcatTCTGAGTAGTTCTGATTGCATCTCAGAGGACAAGTACGTTACTGGATTGATCCTAGAGTTTTCCCTAAGTGCTATTTTCAGTGGTAGAAGCTTCTTATTGTGTCTACACTATCTGTAAAAAATAGTCCAGAGGTGATTTTTGGAAGCCAGGCAGTTACACAGAATCCAGGGGGCTCACAGCCACCATCCTCTGCAAAGTTAACCTCAAAACTCACAGCATTCCTACCCTGTCACTGAAAATCCGTCTAAATTGTCTGAAATGCTAAAGCTGGAAATAATTTGAGTTGTAACTGGTTTTCATTGCAGATTATTTCACTGATTGCCTAAAAAATTTAACtgaaaacttgttttgttttgttttctgtggcatcattagaaaagaagaaaagtataTCTGTTTGATTGCCATGGTTTactctttgtttgttttcttagtGAGCAGATCATGAACTTGCTGACCACTGCTTTGGAAAATCCAGAGAGGCCAAACGAGGAGGACACAGAGCAAAAGGTAGCACTGCTGGGCTTCAGGGCACAGCTTTGGGTGCTGACTGAGGTGCTGCTAATGGGTTGTTTTCAAATAGCACTTCAAAAGTCAAATAAATTCAAagtgtttgcttgttttcttccttcctggTGGCCCTGGCCAGGAGGCAGCTCGAGCCATCTGTGCAGCCAGTGCTGTCCATCAGGCTGACCAGGCGTGCAGGAGAATCATCTCTCAGGCAATGCAGGATGCCAAAGGTACCTCTCCTACCTCTCTTACCTCTCCTAGGTGCTAACTGGCAGTGGGAAACAGTCCCTGGAATTCCCTTGGGGTAAACTGTTCAGGAATCCTCTCCCAGCAACACCTTCACAACTCTGATCAGTGTTATTTGTAGAAGTTTgtagatttaaaaaacagtataatatttataaactgTATTAAGTACAGCTTTAATAAACCCATTTAGTACAGAGCAGCATTTTAGGGGATTTTAATACTGTTTTGGACACGTCAATAAGGACAGGGGTTTTGCAGTCTACACTGCTCCTATGATTTATATTATGAGTTATATTATGAGTTATATTATGATTATGAGTTCCTCAGAGGAGGAACCCAGTGTGCTTAACTGTAGAGCTCAGCTTGTGCCTGTGTTCAGGCTTCTCtctgtgaccagggacaggaggggacagctggagctgtgtcagggagtTTAAGTTGGATTTCAGGAAAGGTTctcccccagagggtgctggcactgcccaggctccccagggaatgggcacggccctgaggctgccagagctccaggagtttGGATAACACTCCCAGGGGGACCCAAgtgggattgctggggtgtctgggcagggccaggagctggattggatccttgtgggtcccttccaactcaggatattctgtggttctgtgattttttcTGTAAGCGTGAAGTTTAAAAGTTCAGcttcaattttcttttaggTAAAAACGTTCTCCCAAGTGAGATGAAGAGCTTGGCAGAGGAACTCAACaaactgaaagcagaatttttggaAGACTTGAGGCAAGGAAAGACTTTGAAAACCCAATATTCTGACCCTGCTACAAGTGTTATTTCTTCATTCCAACATGAGGCAACCAGTCTagtacataaatatatttttaaataatgacatAGAGAATGTTGGGTGTTTAGGAGTCCAAAGTATTTCAAATGCAGTActctgagcactgctgctgaGAGATCTGAGGTACATCTCCCTCCTCGAGCTCCTGTGCCTCTCCCCAGGATATGGAAGAGAAACAGTTTAATCAAGTCTAACCAAGCTGTTTTGGGCTGTGGAGATAAAGCCAAGAACGAACCATCCTGAGATTTAAATTTCACAGAGTCAGAGAGTTAACCCAGGACAAGCACTTGGGAAATCACCAGCTCCACCTATGCAAGGATATGCAATTAAGAATTGACATGAGACCTAATTAGAAAGTGTTATTTTATTCATATCTTACAAAAGCAAAGCTTCACAACATGAACTACACGAGATGGAGTTATTTCAGAATTAACCTTGTCATCTCAAAAACGTTCACtaacattaaaatttattttacaactCTTAACAAGTTTCATTTTTGCATAAAGTCTGCTCTTTACAGTGAAATAGATATTATTAACAAAGTAGGTACTTAGAAGAACATACACAAAGATTGctcaatgaaaaatgttttagcaGGAGAGAgatttcctgcagcagaacatCCATTTGCTCTAGATTTTCAAAGATGCTTAAAATTAGTAGAAAACTTGCCAGTGAAGACTTCTAAATTACATTCCCTTtgtcaaaaagaaacaaaaataaacccccaaaacattctggaacaaaacaaacagtaacAGATTATTTAGTTGGAAAACACTGCTGGAAAGTGTCTCCCAGCACTgagttttatattaaaatgccAATCAACATTTTATGTCTAAATCCTCTTCATCTAAAAATGTGTCTGTGaaaaaacaactattttttCTATTGCCTCCCTCACAGTTTAAGTATTAACTGAGATAATGAAGATgttcaaatattcaaatatcCATTGGAATATTCACTCTCAAAACAGTAAATGTGTATTGAGTCCTATAAATAGTGCATGTTAGAAATGTccacaaaattataaaataagctatgacaaaaacaaaacccccacaaagTTCATGTTTTGCAACTACAGAACTTAACAGAACTGAGCTATGGAAAAATTCCATCTCCTTCCCAAACTTCCCTTAATAACAGTTAAAATGCTAATCACCTATTACCTTAGAATATAAGgatttgggttaaaaaaaaccaaaccaaacaaagaaaaacaaagaaaaacaaaccaagtaATTGCAGTGTAGCACATGGAGGACTCAATATGAAAAGTTCTTTTAACTAAGGGCTCCATCCCAGAATCCTGGACAAGCCTCTCTCACTGACTCTGGGTAAGG
The sequence above is a segment of the Parus major isolate Abel chromosome 6, Parus_major1.1, whole genome shotgun sequence genome. Coding sequences within it:
- the PSTK gene encoding L-seryl-tRNA(Sec) kinase, whose product is MRTAPAEAAGAAALAAEQQQQQRGISGGGARVGLCLLCGLPAAGKSTLARALSRRLPQRRGWACALLEYDELIPPEAFRPRAPGAGPPEPSPLLPGWKQSRRELLQCLEGFLRALLTGAPLPGPAQPGWERFLGCCRRERLLPAAEGDAGAASRPLLLLLDDNFYYQSMRYEVYQLARKYSLGFCQLFLECPLECCLQRNRLRSDPVPEQTIQLMATKIEMPDLRKNAWEQHSLILSSSDCISEDNEQIMNLLTTALENPERPNEEDTEQKEAARAICAASAVHQADQACRRIISQAMQDAKGKNVLPSEMKSLAEELNKLKAEFLEDLRQGKTLKTQYSDPATSVISSFQHEATSLVHKYIFK